In the Bifidobacterium catenulatum PV20-2 genome, one interval contains:
- the pflB gene encoding formate C-acetyltransferase: MAAVDATAVSPEELQAKAWEGFAEGNWQKDIDVRDFIQKNYTPYEGDESFLADATEKTKHLWQYLDDNYLAVERKQRVYDVDTHTPAGIDAFGAGYIDSPEVDNVVVGLQTDVPCKRAMMPNGGWRMVEQAIKEAGKEPDPEIKKIFTKYRKTHNDGVFGVYTKQIKVARHNKILTGLPDAYGRGRIIGDYRRVALYGVNTLIKFKQRDKDSVPYRNDFTEPEIEHWIRFREEHDEQIKALKQLINLGNEYGLDLSRPAQTAQEAVQWTYMGYLASVKSQDGAAMSFGRVSTFFDVYFERDLKSGKITETDAQEIIDNLVMKLRIVRFLRTKDYDAIFSGDPYWATWSDAGFGDDGRTLVTKTSFRLLDTLTLEHLGPGPEPNITIFWDPKLPEAYKRFCAKISIDTSAIQYESDKEIRSHWGDDAAIACCVSPMRVGKQMQFFAARVNSAKALLYAINGGRDEMTGMQVIDKGVIEPVQPEADGSLDYEKVKANYEKALEWLSETYVMALNIIHYMHDKYAYESIEMALHDKEVYRTLGCGMSGLSIAADSLSACKYAKVYPIYNKDAKTTPGHEAEYVEGADDDLIVGYRTEGEFPLYGNDDDRADEIAKWVVSTVMGQVKRLPVYRGAVPTQSILTITSNVEYGKATGAFPSGHKKGTPYAPGANPENGMDSHGMLPSMFSVGKIDYNDALDGISLTNTITPDGLGRDEDERIGNLVGILDAGNGHGLYHANINVLRKEQLEDAVDHPEKYPHLTVRVSGYAVNFVKLTKEQQLDVISRTFHQGAVVD, from the coding sequence ATGGCAGCAGTTGATGCGACGGCAGTCTCCCCGGAAGAGCTTCAGGCTAAGGCTTGGGAAGGCTTCGCTGAGGGCAACTGGCAGAAGGACATTGATGTCCGTGACTTTATTCAGAAGAACTACACGCCTTATGAGGGCGACGAGTCCTTCCTGGCTGACGCCACCGAGAAGACCAAGCACCTGTGGCAGTACCTCGATGACAACTATCTGGCAGTAGAGCGCAAGCAGCGCGTCTACGACGTCGACACCCACACCCCTGCTGGCATCGACGCATTCGGCGCCGGCTACATCGACTCTCCGGAAGTCGACAATGTGGTTGTCGGTCTGCAGACCGATGTTCCTTGCAAGCGCGCCATGATGCCGAACGGCGGTTGGCGTATGGTCGAGCAGGCCATCAAGGAAGCCGGCAAGGAGCCGGATCCGGAAATCAAGAAGATCTTCACCAAGTACCGCAAGACCCATAATGACGGTGTTTTCGGCGTGTACACCAAGCAGATTAAGGTCGCCCGCCACAACAAGATTCTCACCGGTCTGCCGGATGCCTACGGCCGCGGCCGCATCATCGGCGATTACCGTCGTGTGGCACTGTATGGTGTGAACACCCTGATCAAGTTCAAGCAGCGTGACAAGGACTCCGTGCCGTACCGCAACGACTTCACCGAGCCGGAGATCGAGCACTGGATTCGCTTCCGCGAGGAGCATGACGAGCAGATCAAGGCCCTGAAGCAGCTGATCAACCTCGGCAACGAATATGGTCTTGACCTGTCCCGTCCGGCACAGACCGCTCAGGAAGCAGTGCAGTGGACCTACATGGGCTACCTCGCTTCCGTCAAGAGCCAGGATGGCGCCGCAATGTCGTTCGGCCGCGTCTCTACCTTCTTCGACGTGTACTTTGAGCGTGACCTGAAGTCCGGTAAGATCACCGAGACCGACGCACAGGAGATCATTGACAATCTGGTCATGAAGTTGCGTATCGTGCGCTTCCTGCGTACCAAGGATTACGACGCGATCTTCTCCGGCGATCCGTACTGGGCGACTTGGTCCGACGCAGGCTTCGGCGATGATGGCCGTACGCTGGTCACCAAGACCTCCTTCCGTCTGCTCGACACCCTGACCCTCGAGCACCTTGGACCTGGCCCGGAGCCGAACATCACCATCTTCTGGGATCCGAAGCTGCCGGAAGCCTACAAGCGCTTCTGCGCCAAGATCTCCATCGACACCTCGGCAATCCAGTACGAGTCTGACAAGGAAATCCGCTCCCACTGGGGCGATGACGCCGCCATCGCATGCTGCGTCTCCCCGATGCGCGTGGGCAAGCAGATGCAGTTCTTCGCAGCCCGTGTGAACTCCGCCAAGGCTCTGCTGTACGCCATCAACGGCGGCCGCGACGAGATGACGGGCATGCAGGTCATCGACAAGGGTGTTATCGAGCCGGTTCAGCCGGAAGCCGACGGCTCCTTGGATTACGAGAAGGTCAAGGCCAACTATGAGAAGGCTCTCGAATGGCTGTCCGAGACCTACGTCATGGCCCTGAACATCATCCACTACATGCACGATAAGTATGCATACGAGTCCATCGAGATGGCTCTGCACGACAAGGAGGTGTACCGTACCCTCGGTTGCGGTATGTCCGGTCTGTCCATCGCAGCTGATTCCCTGTCCGCATGCAAGTACGCTAAGGTTTACCCGATCTACAACAAGGACGCCAAGACCACCCCGGGTCACGAGGCGGAGTACGTTGAAGGTGCCGATGACGATCTGATCGTCGGCTACCGCACCGAAGGCGAGTTCCCGCTGTACGGCAACGACGATGATCGTGCCGACGAGATCGCCAAGTGGGTCGTCTCCACCGTTATGGGCCAAGTCAAGCGCCTGCCGGTGTACCGTGGAGCAGTCCCGACCCAGTCCATCCTGACCATCACCTCCAACGTGGAATACGGCAAGGCCACCGGTGCCTTCCCGTCCGGCCACAAGAAGGGCACCCCGTACGCTCCGGGCGCAAATCCGGAGAACGGCATGGACTCCCACGGTATGCTGCCGTCCATGTTCTCCGTCGGCAAGATCGACTACAACGATGCTCTTGACGGCATTTCGCTGACCAACACCATCACCCCTGACGGTCTGGGTCGCGATGAGGACGAGCGCATCGGCAACCTTGTAGGCATTCTGGACGCCGGCAATGGCCATGGTCTGTACCACGCCAACATCAACGTGCTGCGCAAGGAACAGCTTGAGGATGCCGTCGATCACCCGGAGAAGTACCCGCACCTGACCGTGCGTGTCTCCGGCTACGCGGTGAACTTCGTCAAGCTCACCAAGGAACAGCAGCTCGACGTGATTTCCCGTACGTTCCACCAGGGCGCCGTCGTTGACTGA
- a CDS encoding NAD+ synthase — protein sequence MTNIRFALAQIDTCVGDLDSNADKVMHYAHLAANNNAQVVVFPEMTLTGYPIEDLALRATFRKAAWNKANWLATELAADGLGDLFVVVGTVGTDRETSKPRNRLVVLHDGVVWAGYDKHFLPNYGVFDEFRIFSPGDKSMVLDVDGARIGVAICEDIWQDGGPVSELADQHIDLLLTMNGSPYEEGKTDTRLDLAVRRAAEVNAPMIYLNQVGGQDDLVFDGGSFVVDADGTLLECSPMFMEDLSFFDLDTASEHQQVGVIAAKPDPDEEVYTACVLGLKDYMAKNHFKGVCLGLSGGIDSALVAAMAADAVGGSNVYGISMPSMYSSDGSKDDAADLAKNIGAHYDIQPIEPLFVSFQKQLDLEGVAAENLQARIRGVIVMAYSNSKGLLAVATGNKSELACGYSTIYGDAVGGYAPIKDLLKTRVWEISRWRNKAAAEGMGIGGLHVVGNEQGSKGTPLPDGVMIPVNSIEKAPSAELRPGQKDSDSLPEYELLDQVLAMYIEHAHGREDLLADGFDETTVDTVMRLVDRAEWKRRQYPLGPKVTALAFGRDRRLPITNAFRE from the coding sequence ATGACAAACATTCGCTTCGCCCTCGCCCAAATCGATACTTGTGTGGGAGATCTTGACTCCAACGCAGACAAGGTCATGCATTATGCGCATCTTGCAGCCAACAACAATGCGCAAGTCGTGGTTTTTCCTGAAATGACGCTTACTGGCTATCCGATTGAAGATCTCGCGTTGCGGGCTACCTTCCGCAAAGCCGCGTGGAACAAAGCCAACTGGCTTGCTACTGAACTGGCTGCCGATGGGCTTGGCGACCTGTTTGTGGTGGTTGGCACGGTCGGCACTGATCGTGAAACATCTAAGCCGCGTAATCGACTTGTTGTATTGCATGATGGCGTGGTTTGGGCCGGCTATGACAAGCACTTCCTGCCCAACTACGGTGTGTTTGACGAATTCCGCATTTTCAGTCCTGGCGATAAGTCCATGGTGCTTGATGTGGATGGCGCACGTATTGGTGTGGCTATTTGCGAAGATATCTGGCAGGATGGCGGTCCTGTGTCAGAACTTGCCGATCAGCATATTGATTTGCTGCTTACCATGAATGGTTCTCCGTATGAGGAGGGTAAGACTGATACTCGACTCGATCTTGCGGTACGCCGTGCGGCTGAAGTGAACGCACCGATGATCTACCTCAATCAGGTGGGTGGCCAGGACGATCTGGTGTTCGATGGCGGCAGTTTCGTGGTTGACGCTGACGGTACGCTGCTGGAATGTTCTCCGATGTTCATGGAGGATTTGAGCTTCTTCGATTTGGACACTGCCTCCGAACATCAGCAGGTTGGTGTTATCGCGGCCAAGCCTGATCCGGATGAGGAAGTGTATACCGCTTGTGTGCTCGGCTTGAAGGATTACATGGCCAAGAACCATTTCAAGGGCGTGTGCTTGGGCTTGTCTGGAGGTATCGACTCCGCATTGGTGGCTGCCATGGCTGCTGATGCCGTGGGTGGATCCAATGTGTATGGCATTTCCATGCCGAGCATGTATTCGTCTGATGGTTCGAAGGATGATGCTGCCGATTTAGCGAAGAATATTGGCGCACACTATGATATTCAGCCTATTGAGCCGCTGTTCGTCTCCTTCCAAAAGCAGCTTGATCTTGAAGGTGTGGCTGCTGAAAATTTGCAGGCGCGTATTCGCGGCGTGATCGTTATGGCGTATTCGAATTCCAAGGGACTTCTGGCTGTCGCCACCGGCAACAAGTCGGAGCTTGCCTGCGGTTATTCCACCATTTATGGTGATGCAGTCGGCGGATACGCTCCGATCAAGGATCTGCTGAAGACTCGCGTGTGGGAGATTTCCCGCTGGCGTAACAAGGCTGCCGCCGAGGGCATGGGCATCGGCGGACTGCATGTTGTGGGCAACGAACAGGGCTCTAAAGGAACGCCATTGCCGGATGGCGTGATGATTCCCGTCAATTCGATCGAGAAAGCCCCGTCCGCCGAGCTTCGCCCAGGGCAAAAGGATTCCGATTCGCTGCCGGAGTACGAGCTGCTCGACCAAGTGCTGGCCATGTACATTGAACATGCGCATGGTCGTGAGGATCTTCTCGCCGACGGTTTCGATGAAACCACCGTCGACACGGTTATGCGACTGGTCGATCGTGCCGAATGGAAGCGTCGTCAATATCCGCTTGGGCCAAAGGTGACGGCATTGGCGTTCGGACGTGACCGCCGCTTGCCGATCACTAACGCATTCCGCGAATAA
- a CDS encoding M20 family metallopeptidase has translation MIEHVEITPELIEIRHYLHAHPERSFKEFKTSAYIEQLLRAHDIEILNNPLESGVVGLIRGEQPGPRIALRADIDGLPIQEDTGLPFSSVNDGVMHGCGHDLHMSYLLGAAFWLAKHRKQIKGSIKLLFQPSEETGTGARAMIDAGLLADVSAIIGAHNNPNYAPGQIAIGPDPMMAGCVKFHVTLHATGTHAGYPHKGTGPIEALATMILALQTIVSRNVSPFHPLVLSITELHGGHVWNVIPDKASFQGTVRYFHKSDGIMVGERFKEQVNAIAAGYGITADIDWDDFQDPLVSDEGLSKIVADDVREYAQLEPIHPSMAGEDFCEYAKVTLPVFAFIGSNGEEGCPDWHSPNFVGLDESLQAGVEFYANAALTVLNELA, from the coding sequence ATGATTGAACATGTCGAAATCACGCCGGAACTCATCGAAATCCGCCATTACCTGCATGCCCATCCGGAGCGCAGCTTCAAGGAATTCAAAACAAGCGCCTACATTGAGCAACTGCTCAGAGCACACGACATCGAAATCCTGAACAATCCGCTCGAATCAGGTGTGGTCGGACTGATTCGCGGAGAACAACCCGGACCGCGCATCGCATTGCGCGCCGACATCGACGGCCTTCCCATTCAGGAAGACACGGGATTGCCGTTCTCCTCGGTCAACGATGGAGTGATGCACGGCTGCGGCCACGACCTGCACATGTCATATCTGCTGGGAGCGGCATTCTGGCTTGCCAAACACCGCAAACAGATCAAGGGATCCATCAAACTGCTGTTCCAGCCGTCCGAAGAAACAGGCACCGGCGCGCGCGCCATGATCGACGCAGGACTGCTGGCCGACGTTTCCGCCATCATCGGTGCGCACAACAATCCAAACTATGCGCCCGGGCAGATCGCCATCGGCCCCGACCCTATGATGGCCGGATGCGTGAAATTCCACGTTACGCTCCACGCTACGGGCACGCATGCAGGGTACCCACACAAGGGCACCGGTCCTATCGAAGCGCTCGCCACGATGATTCTCGCATTGCAGACCATCGTGAGCCGCAATGTGTCTCCATTCCATCCGTTGGTGTTGTCCATTACCGAACTACACGGCGGCCACGTGTGGAACGTGATTCCAGACAAGGCGAGCTTCCAAGGTACCGTCCGTTACTTCCACAAATCCGACGGCATCATGGTAGGTGAACGCTTCAAGGAACAGGTCAACGCCATCGCAGCCGGTTATGGCATCACTGCCGACATCGACTGGGATGATTTTCAGGATCCGCTGGTCTCCGACGAGGGACTGTCGAAGATCGTGGCCGATGACGTGCGCGAGTATGCGCAGCTTGAGCCGATTCATCCGTCGATGGCGGGAGAGGACTTTTGCGAATACGCCAAAGTCACATTGCCCGTGTTCGCCTTTATCGGATCCAATGGTGAGGAAGGATGCCCTGATTGGCATAGTCCGAATTTTGTGGGATTGGATGAATCCTTGCAGGCAGGTGTGGAATTCTATGCCAATGCGGCGCTTACCGTGTTGAACGAACTTGCGTAA
- a CDS encoding methionine ABC transporter permease: MTQIEGVTLASRSDWTVLRPLLFESIGQTLEMVLVTMIVGGILGLILGVVLYGTRPGNLFENAVVYRILDVIVNIIRPIPFIIFLAAMQPLTIKVIGTSIGTAAAIFPMIIMCTMATSRLVEQNLVPVDSGVIEAARAMGASKFTIVRTVLIPEALAPLILAYAFLFIGVLDMSAMAGYIGGGGLGNFAIAYGYQKFDQTVTWTAVIIMIVLVQVVQGVANAIAKHLLKR; the protein is encoded by the coding sequence ATGACACAGATTGAAGGCGTAACCCTCGCAAGTCGCAGCGACTGGACGGTACTACGTCCGCTCCTGTTCGAATCCATCGGGCAAACCTTGGAAATGGTGCTCGTAACCATGATCGTGGGCGGTATCCTCGGACTGATCCTCGGCGTGGTGCTCTACGGAACGCGTCCCGGCAACCTATTCGAAAACGCAGTTGTCTACCGCATCCTCGACGTGATTGTGAACATCATTCGACCAATACCGTTCATCATCTTCCTCGCAGCCATGCAGCCACTGACCATCAAAGTCATCGGCACCTCCATCGGCACGGCCGCCGCGATCTTCCCAATGATCATCATGTGCACCATGGCCACATCCAGGCTTGTCGAACAGAATCTGGTTCCCGTCGACTCCGGTGTGATCGAAGCAGCACGAGCCATGGGAGCCTCGAAATTCACCATCGTGCGTACCGTGCTTATTCCGGAGGCGCTCGCGCCTCTGATTCTCGCCTACGCATTCCTGTTCATCGGCGTGCTCGACATGTCGGCTATGGCCGGATACATCGGTGGCGGCGGTCTAGGTAATTTCGCCATTGCCTACGGATACCAGAAATTCGACCAGACTGTGACTTGGACGGCGGTAATCATTATGATTGTGCTTGTTCAGGTGGTGCAGGGCGTCGCCAATGCCATCGCGAAGCACCTGCTGAAACGCTGA
- a CDS encoding methionine ABC transporter ATP-binding protein, protein MTEHTPIITFDHVVKEFRQRGSGTDGGKRGTTVARAVDDVSLTINEGDIFGIIGYSGAGKSTLVRLINALEKPTSGTVTVLGTEVSSLSESKLRPIRQKIGMIFQQFNLFSTKTVAQNIAYPLQLDHWRKDYQDKRVTQLLDFVGLSDHANKYPSQLSGGQKQRVGIARALATNPKILLADEATSALDPETTTEVLSLLKRVNEEMGITIVLITHQMNVVQQIANRVAVMSSGKVVESGSVYDVFAAPRQPVTKRFISTAISGIPEESRINTMHEENSGHIVTVLIRQHDVEEREDGTVIAASGQNISQLIAKHSVRSSLLYGGIDTVNGVAIGAITYEFGGDNVKSFLNELAQNSDIVDFGTAAQPTPYEQALIKTGQEQA, encoded by the coding sequence ATGACAGAACACACACCGATCATCACGTTCGACCATGTGGTCAAGGAGTTCCGACAGCGCGGCAGCGGCACTGACGGCGGCAAACGCGGCACGACCGTTGCCCGCGCCGTCGACGATGTGAGCCTCACCATCAACGAAGGTGACATTTTCGGCATCATCGGCTATTCCGGAGCCGGCAAATCCACATTGGTGCGCTTGATCAATGCTTTGGAAAAGCCGACATCGGGCACTGTCACGGTACTTGGCACCGAAGTGTCGTCGCTCAGCGAATCCAAGCTTCGCCCGATCCGACAGAAAATCGGCATGATCTTCCAGCAGTTCAACCTATTCTCCACCAAAACAGTGGCGCAGAACATCGCCTATCCGTTGCAACTCGACCATTGGCGCAAGGATTATCAAGACAAGCGCGTGACGCAATTGCTTGACTTCGTGGGCTTAAGTGACCATGCGAACAAATATCCGTCGCAGCTTTCGGGCGGCCAGAAGCAGCGTGTCGGAATCGCCAGGGCGTTGGCCACGAATCCTAAGATCCTGCTTGCCGACGAGGCGACTAGCGCTTTGGATCCGGAAACCACCACGGAAGTATTATCGCTGCTTAAACGAGTCAATGAGGAAATGGGCATCACCATCGTGCTCATCACCCATCAGATGAACGTCGTGCAGCAGATCGCCAACCGTGTGGCGGTCATGAGCTCCGGCAAGGTAGTGGAATCCGGCAGCGTCTACGACGTGTTCGCGGCCCCTCGACAGCCAGTGACCAAACGATTCATCTCCACCGCCATCAGCGGTATTCCGGAAGAGTCGCGCATCAACACCATGCATGAGGAAAATTCCGGGCACATCGTCACCGTGCTTATTCGACAGCATGACGTCGAAGAGCGTGAAGACGGTACCGTCATCGCGGCATCCGGACAGAACATTTCACAACTCATCGCCAAACACAGCGTACGGAGCAGCCTGCTGTACGGCGGCATCGACACCGTCAATGGCGTGGCCATCGGAGCGATCACCTACGAATTCGGCGGAGACAATGTCAAATCGTTCCTGAACGAACTGGCGCAAAACAGCGATATCGTCGATTTCGGCACCGCAGCACAGCCGACACCATACGAACAAGCCCTCATCAAGACCGGACAGGAGCAGGCATGA
- a CDS encoding MetQ/NlpA family ABC transporter substrate-binding protein, whose amino-acid sequence MAEANQQPAGLPEEPVRVNHTVRNIIIAVVVVALVAVGAFFGVRAFNGSDRTAEKGTEANPVKIGVVGATDPQWVEFKKQAEKQNLYVDIVDFQDYTSENPAVDSGELDLNEFQHLLYLANYNVQNNKDLQPIGGVAIYPLGVYSTKYKSIDEIPEGSTIPIPNDETNQARAIGVLKAAGLVTMKGNWTPFSTPQDIDESKSKVKVTPLKAEQVANSLKDPQVAAGVINNDYVADAGLKATDAIYQDDAESEEARPYINIFATRKADVNNEVYKKVVEIFQTTSVLDKLQENSGGTAVLADKFSTSELQDYLKTIEQEAKDAE is encoded by the coding sequence ATGGCAGAAGCAAATCAGCAGCCGGCAGGATTGCCGGAAGAACCGGTCCGCGTCAATCACACGGTACGTAACATCATCATCGCCGTCGTGGTGGTCGCATTGGTCGCGGTCGGTGCATTCTTTGGAGTTCGTGCGTTCAACGGATCCGACAGGACCGCGGAGAAGGGAACCGAAGCCAACCCGGTGAAGATCGGTGTGGTGGGCGCCACCGATCCGCAGTGGGTGGAATTCAAGAAGCAGGCTGAAAAGCAGAACCTGTACGTTGATATCGTTGATTTCCAGGATTACACTTCCGAGAATCCGGCCGTCGACTCCGGTGAGCTTGACCTCAACGAGTTCCAGCACCTGCTGTACTTGGCTAACTACAATGTGCAGAATAACAAGGATCTGCAGCCGATCGGCGGTGTGGCAATCTACCCGCTCGGCGTGTATTCCACCAAGTACAAGAGCATTGACGAGATTCCTGAAGGCAGCACCATTCCGATTCCGAACGACGAGACCAATCAGGCCCGCGCCATCGGCGTGCTCAAGGCTGCAGGCCTGGTGACGATGAAGGGCAATTGGACGCCGTTCTCCACTCCGCAGGACATCGACGAATCCAAATCCAAGGTCAAGGTCACCCCACTGAAGGCGGAGCAGGTCGCCAACTCCCTGAAGGACCCGCAGGTCGCGGCAGGAGTCATCAACAACGATTATGTCGCCGACGCCGGTTTGAAGGCCACCGACGCCATCTATCAGGATGACGCCGAATCCGAAGAAGCCCGCCCGTACATCAACATCTTCGCCACCCGCAAGGCCGACGTGAACAACGAGGTCTACAAGAAGGTCGTTGAGATCTTCCAAACCACGAGCGTGCTTGACAAGCTGCAGGAGAACTCCGGCGGCACTGCGGTTCTGGCCGACAAGTTCAGCACATCCGAACTTCAGGACTACCTGAAGACGATCGAACAGGAAGCCAAGGACGCCGAGTAA
- a CDS encoding Cof-type HAD-IIB family hydrolase produces MTAIDIKAAFFDIDGTLTSFTTHVVPQSTIDALHALQSNGVKIFICTGRPPAQMNVVLDTIPVDFDGIVGFNGQYCIDSSGFLEKQTLDSTDVATIVRWLDEHEDIVACIGEEDYVYFNHSNDQMRRTWASLGKTAPDVFFDDPLVRTAEHETFQMSPYISRDQETELLSLLPNTRGVRWHPDFVDLIPADGGKNRGIQRFLDHYGWSRKQTISFGDGGNDVDMLRFTGIGVAMGNATEEPKAVADYITDDVDHDGIWNALKHFDII; encoded by the coding sequence ATGACCGCAATCGACATCAAAGCGGCGTTTTTCGATATCGACGGAACGTTGACGAGCTTCACCACGCATGTCGTGCCGCAATCCACCATTGACGCGTTGCACGCGTTGCAATCCAATGGCGTCAAGATTTTCATCTGCACCGGTCGTCCTCCTGCGCAGATGAATGTCGTGTTGGATACCATTCCCGTCGATTTCGATGGCATTGTCGGGTTCAATGGCCAGTACTGCATTGACAGCAGCGGATTTTTGGAAAAGCAGACGCTTGACTCAACCGATGTGGCCACGATCGTACGTTGGCTGGATGAGCATGAGGACATCGTCGCCTGCATCGGCGAAGAGGATTACGTGTATTTCAACCACAGCAACGATCAGATGCGCCGCACGTGGGCAAGCTTGGGTAAAACCGCACCGGACGTGTTCTTCGACGATCCACTTGTGCGCACGGCGGAACATGAAACATTCCAGATGAGCCCATATATCAGCCGTGATCAGGAGACTGAATTGCTGTCGCTGTTGCCGAATACGCGCGGTGTGCGCTGGCATCCGGATTTCGTTGATTTGATTCCCGCTGACGGCGGCAAAAATCGCGGCATTCAGCGTTTCCTCGACCATTATGGATGGTCGAGGAAACAGACGATTTCGTTCGGCGATGGCGGCAATGACGTGGATATGCTACGTTTCACTGGCATCGGCGTGGCCATGGGCAATGCGACCGAGGAGCCGAAAGCAGTCGCCGATTACATTACCGACGATGTCGATCATGATGGTATTTGGAATGCACTTAAGCATTTCGACATCATCTGA
- a CDS encoding MATE family efflux transporter has translation MTTSTSQNTHETDTANNASCTTISTILTLSIPTFGQLIAEPAFVLIDTAVVGHIGGQALAGLSVGSTIVLTVVGLCVFLAYSTTSQVGRLLGAGKRSEGLEAGIDGLWLAGIIGVVVSVALSVIARPLCTAMGAHGSVLHNAVDYVRAVVFGIPGMLLVYAANGIFRGLQKVRITLIAAMVGAILNTLLDLLFILGFGWGVFGSGVATLISQWFMAVVLIVPAVLWTRAEGARLRPRLSGVLNSAGDGAVLFLRTLALRACLVANVVLATHMGVEVLAAYQVVNSSWNFVLNMLDAIGIAGQTLVAAQIGARQEDEAMRLTRIAGKAGLCGGTVIGIGLMIAGWCASSLFSQSTEIQHLLTVGMMVVGMTLPLAGWMWAVDGILIGAGDYRYLALTCTATAAIYVPCLAAIGWICDAMQASSALRMALLWSAVNLLFIGLRAIFNGFRIGTSTWLHIAR, from the coding sequence ATGACCACATCAACTTCGCAGAATACTCACGAAACAGATACCGCAAACAACGCATCATGCACCACCATCAGCACCATTCTCACACTGTCCATACCAACGTTCGGGCAACTTATCGCCGAACCAGCATTCGTGCTCATCGACACCGCCGTCGTCGGACATATTGGCGGGCAGGCGCTCGCCGGTCTGTCGGTCGGGTCAACCATTGTGCTCACTGTTGTGGGGCTATGTGTGTTCCTTGCGTATAGCACCACCTCGCAGGTGGGACGTCTTTTGGGTGCCGGCAAACGGAGTGAAGGTTTGGAAGCAGGCATTGATGGCCTGTGGTTGGCTGGAATCATTGGCGTGGTGGTGTCTGTGGCGCTGTCCGTTATTGCACGCCCATTGTGCACGGCCATGGGAGCCCATGGGAGTGTACTGCATAACGCGGTTGACTATGTTCGCGCAGTGGTGTTCGGCATTCCCGGCATGTTGCTGGTGTATGCGGCCAACGGTATTTTCCGCGGACTGCAGAAGGTTCGCATCACGTTGATAGCTGCTATGGTGGGTGCGATACTCAATACGTTGCTGGACCTGCTGTTTATTCTCGGATTCGGTTGGGGTGTGTTTGGTTCTGGGGTGGCCACGCTGATCTCGCAATGGTTCATGGCAGTGGTGCTTATTGTTCCTGCGGTGTTGTGGACTCGTGCGGAAGGTGCCCGTTTGCGGCCGCGTTTGTCAGGAGTGTTGAACAGTGCTGGCGATGGTGCGGTGTTGTTTTTGCGTACGCTTGCGTTGCGCGCATGCTTGGTGGCGAATGTGGTGCTGGCCACGCATATGGGTGTGGAAGTGTTGGCTGCATATCAGGTGGTGAATTCCAGTTGGAATTTTGTGTTGAACATGCTTGATGCCATTGGTATTGCCGGTCAGACGTTGGTTGCCGCGCAAATTGGTGCACGTCAAGAGGACGAGGCCATGCGTTTGACGAGAATCGCTGGCAAGGCAGGATTATGCGGAGGAACGGTAATCGGTATTGGTTTGATGATTGCCGGATGGTGTGCGTCCTCGCTGTTTTCGCAGTCTACTGAGATTCAGCATTTGCTCACCGTCGGCATGATGGTTGTTGGTATGACATTGCCATTGGCTGGTTGGATGTGGGCTGTTGATGGCATTCTGATTGGGGCAGGGGATTACCGGTATCTTGCCTTGACGTGTACGGCGACGGCTGCAATATATGTGCCCTGTCTTGCTGCGATTGGTTGGATATGCGATGCGATGCAGGCTTCTTCCGCGCTGCGTATGGCATTGCTGTGGTCTGCCGTGAATCTGCTATTTATAGGATTGCGTGCCATTTTCAATGGTTTCCGTATCGGAACCTCCACATGGTTGCATATCGCACGTTGA
- a CDS encoding TfoX/Sxy family protein, with amino-acid sequence MASSKEYLQFVLEQLSELQEITYRAMMGEFIIYYRGKIVGGIYDDRLLVKPTKSAISYMPTVTYEIPYENAKEMLLVEEVDNKDFLTELFDVMYDELPTPKPKKKNKQLLV; translated from the coding sequence ATGGCGTCAAGTAAAGAATATTTACAATTTGTTTTAGAACAACTATCAGAATTACAAGAAATAACATATCGTGCAATGATGGGAGAATTTATTATCTATTATCGTGGAAAAATCGTTGGCGGTATATATGATGATAGGTTGCTTGTAAAACCAACAAAGTCCGCAATTTCTTATATGCCAACAGTTACTTATGAAATTCCATACGAAAATGCCAAAGAAATGTTATTGGTGGAAGAAGTTGATAATAAAGATTTTCTGACGGAGTTATTTGATGTGATGTATGATGAGCTACCAACGCCAAAACCTAAAAAGAAAAATAAACAGCTTCTAGTTTGA